CGTTAGTATTTGAGAAAATTGAGGTTGACTGtatgtaaagagagagaaatgtgCCTTTGCTCAGAAAGGCATTCACTTCCTCGGTCACGTGATCGAGTGTGGCCGAATCGGCATGGAAGAGAGCAAAATGACTGCTCTACGTGACTGGAGAGTGCCGTCTGTAGTAAGGGATTTGCCTTCTTTCCTCGTAGAACCTACTATttatttggaagaaagcctaCCTTCCTTGAGGGATTCTCTTCAAGAACAGGGCCCTTAACGGAGTTGTTGAAGAAAGACCATAAGTGGGAATTGGACCCCAGAATCTCAGGCTGCCTTCGGGGATCTGAAGAAGGCCATGATGGAAGGGCCGGTTCTCGGAATTGCCGATGTAAGCAAAGCAAGTGGAAACCGACGCATCTGATTTTGGCCTTAGTCCTCCAAGACGGCCATCCCATTGCCTATGAGAGCAGGAAACTGAAGGATGCGGAGAGGAGAAGCCGGAGAGAAAGAAATGCTTGCAGTGGTACACTGTCTGAGAGCCTGGAGACAAGATTTCTTGGGATCCCAGTTCGTAGTCAGACGGACAATAGAAAGATATGCCACTTTTTCAGTCAACCCAAATTGACCTCTAAACAAGCTCGTTGGCAAGAATGCTTGGCCGAATTTGATTTTCAGAAGACAGGCCAGGTAAATCAAATCAAGCGGCCTTAGCCCTTAGTCGGATGAGCGAACAAGATGCGGCCCTGTGCATCTTCGCCCATTTAAAAGCTAGCAGCCGGCACCCTTCTTGAAACTATCAAGGCTTGCCTGGCCAAGGACCCTGCGGCCCAAGCTATAATACAGTTTCTTAAAGAAGGGAAGACTCTTCGGGTAGAAGATGACCTATTGTTCACCAAAGGCACTAAAGGAACTAAAGGAAGCAGGGGACCCTCcccattcttctttttttctttgatgaagtgggctctgatttctttcttttgaattCTATAAAAAGAGCGAGCTAGATCGGTCT
This DNA window, taken from Cucumis melo cultivar AY unplaced genomic scaffold, USDA_Cmelo_AY_1.0 utg002294l, whole genome shotgun sequence, encodes the following:
- the LOC127148079 gene encoding uncharacterized protein LOC127148079, which codes for MAESLPKTLPPLRGIDHEIELLPGARPPAKNAYHTGPPELAELVEFLDAGTYYLFGRKPTFLEGFSSRTGPLTELLKKDHKWELDPRISGCLRGSEEGHDGRAGSRNCRCKQSKWKPTHLILALVLQDGHPIAYESRKLKDAERRSRRERNACSGTLSESLETRFLGIPVRSQTDNRKICHFFSQPKLTSKQARWQECLAEFDFQKTGQ